In Streptomyces sp. RFCAC02, the following proteins share a genomic window:
- a CDS encoding SDR family NAD(P)-dependent oxidoreductase, with protein MTRPRTWFITGASRGLGRALTEAVLAAGDRVVGAARDVSPLAGLAAAHPDALRTIALDISDRAAVLTGVERAIAAFDGLDVVVNNAGGMLYGMVEEATEEQIRAHFDVNFFGAVWVSQAVLPHLRERKAGRILQVASMGSGGGVATVGFYGAGKAALASLGEALAMEAEPFGVRVTVVQMGGYATELFTRGTTATAPHPAYDDLRARMAEMWGDETGPAPETAAPALLELSRLPEPPRQLVVGSASFDMVQEMDRTRTADLLRWEDLSRMAPG; from the coding sequence ATGACCCGGCCCAGGACGTGGTTCATCACCGGCGCTTCCCGAGGGCTGGGCCGCGCGCTCACGGAGGCCGTCCTCGCCGCGGGCGACCGCGTCGTCGGCGCCGCGCGGGACGTGTCCCCCCTGGCCGGCCTCGCCGCCGCGCACCCGGACGCGCTCCGGACGATCGCGCTCGACATCTCCGACCGCGCCGCCGTCCTCACAGGCGTCGAGCGGGCGATCGCCGCCTTCGACGGACTCGACGTCGTCGTCAACAACGCGGGCGGCATGCTCTACGGCATGGTCGAGGAGGCCACCGAGGAGCAGATCCGCGCCCACTTCGACGTGAACTTCTTCGGCGCCGTGTGGGTCTCCCAGGCCGTGCTCCCCCACCTGCGGGAGCGGAAGGCCGGCCGCATACTCCAGGTGGCCTCGATGGGGAGCGGCGGCGGCGTGGCCACCGTGGGCTTCTACGGCGCGGGCAAGGCGGCCCTCGCCTCGCTGGGCGAGGCCCTCGCCATGGAGGCCGAGCCGTTCGGCGTCCGGGTCACCGTCGTGCAGATGGGCGGGTACGCCACCGAGCTGTTCACGCGCGGGACGACGGCGACCGCGCCGCACCCGGCGTACGACGACCTGCGCGCCCGGATGGCCGAGATGTGGGGCGACGAGACCGGCCCCGCGCCGGAGACGGCCGCTCCCGCGCTGCTCGAACTGTCGCGGCTGCCGGAGCCGCCGCGGCAGCTCGTCGTGGGCAGCGCGTCGTTCGACATGGTCCAGGAGATGGACCGGACGCGCACCGCCGACCTCCTGCGGTGGGAGGACCTGAGCCGGATGGCACCCGGGTGA
- a CDS encoding SDR family oxidoreductase, producing the protein MTVAVVTGADSGIGRATAVRLAESGMDVGITWNTDEEGARRTADEVRAAGRTAAVARLDLTALPDAVQAVDALADGLGGLDVLVNNAGTGTSTPFLDIDHATVRTVLDVDLGGPFLCSQHAARRMIAQGRGGRIVNVTSVHEHQPKVGAAPYCAAKGGLGLLTQVMALELAEHGITVNAVAPGEIATPMTGQEDRDVRREERPGIPLGRPGDAREIAAVIAFLAGPDASYATGASWVVDGGMLRMGPQAGSRLTSGDWRRP; encoded by the coding sequence ATGACTGTCGCCGTGGTGACGGGAGCCGACTCGGGCATCGGACGGGCCACCGCCGTGCGGCTGGCCGAGTCGGGCATGGACGTCGGCATCACCTGGAACACCGACGAGGAGGGTGCGCGGCGGACGGCGGACGAGGTGCGGGCGGCGGGCCGGACAGCGGCGGTGGCGCGGCTCGACCTCACCGCGCTGCCGGACGCCGTGCAGGCCGTCGACGCCCTGGCCGACGGCCTCGGCGGCCTCGACGTCCTGGTGAACAACGCGGGGACCGGCACCTCGACCCCCTTCCTCGACATCGATCACGCGACGGTGCGGACCGTGCTGGACGTGGACCTGGGCGGGCCTTTCCTGTGCTCGCAGCACGCCGCGCGCCGGATGATCGCCCAGGGGCGGGGCGGCCGGATCGTCAACGTCACCTCGGTCCACGAGCACCAGCCGAAGGTCGGCGCCGCGCCGTACTGCGCCGCCAAGGGCGGGCTCGGCCTGCTCACCCAGGTCATGGCGCTGGAGCTGGCCGAGCACGGCATCACCGTGAACGCGGTCGCCCCCGGGGAGATCGCCACACCGATGACGGGCCAGGAGGACCGTGACGTGCGGCGCGAGGAGCGGCCGGGCATTCCGCTCGGGCGACCGGGCGACGCCCGCGAGATCGCGGCGGTGATCGCCTTCCTGGCCGGCCCGGACGCCTCGTACGCGACCGGCGCGTCCTGGGTGGTGGACGGCGGGATGCTCCGGATGGGGCCGCAGGCCGGCTCCCGGCTGACCAGCGGCGACTGGCGCCGCCCCTGA
- a CDS encoding Gfo/Idh/MocA family oxidoreductase, which yields MTEPSATTSSPRVRAAVVGTGGITTGAHLPAIAALADQVELVAAVDVAPERLAAFRSRAAAEAGAEVTGYTDLAAMLEAERPGLVLLGTPPSLHHGQALAALRAGAWVWCEKPLCLSLAEFDELAAAEREGGPYVAVVAQHRYGSGTVHARELLESGELGAPRVAHCQTTWYRDTAYYSVPWRGRWATEGGGPTMGHGIHQTDLLLHLLGDWVEIRALAARLVHDVESEDVSTALVRFANGAVATVVNSVLSPDEVSRIRIDCADATVELTHLYGHRNEDWVYTPRPGLQDEERIKRWRTPAADLPSSHTAQLAGVLAAMRSGERPPVGGADARRTLEFNAALYKAAFTGLPVKAGEITPDDPYYRAMHGDHPDWAPAAS from the coding sequence ATGACAGAGCCGTCCGCAACCACGTCCTCCCCCCGCGTACGCGCCGCCGTCGTCGGCACCGGCGGCATCACCACCGGCGCCCACCTGCCCGCCATCGCCGCGCTCGCCGATCAGGTCGAGCTGGTCGCCGCGGTGGACGTCGCGCCCGAGCGGCTGGCGGCGTTCCGCTCCCGCGCGGCGGCAGAGGCCGGCGCCGAGGTGACCGGCTACACCGACCTCGCGGCCATGCTGGAGGCCGAGCGGCCCGGCCTCGTCCTCCTCGGGACGCCGCCGTCGCTCCACCACGGGCAGGCCCTCGCCGCGCTGCGGGCGGGCGCGTGGGTGTGGTGCGAGAAGCCGCTGTGCCTGTCGCTCGCCGAGTTCGACGAGCTGGCGGCGGCCGAGCGCGAGGGCGGACCGTACGTGGCCGTCGTGGCGCAGCACCGGTACGGCTCGGGCACGGTGCACGCCCGCGAGCTGCTGGAGTCGGGCGAGCTCGGGGCGCCGCGCGTCGCGCACTGCCAGACGACGTGGTACCGGGACACGGCGTACTACTCGGTCCCGTGGCGCGGCCGGTGGGCGACCGAGGGCGGCGGCCCGACGATGGGGCACGGCATCCACCAGACGGACCTGCTGCTGCACCTGCTCGGCGACTGGGTCGAGATCCGCGCCCTGGCCGCGCGGCTGGTGCACGACGTGGAGAGCGAGGACGTCTCGACGGCGCTGGTGCGGTTCGCGAACGGCGCGGTGGCCACGGTCGTCAACAGCGTGCTGTCGCCGGACGAGGTGAGCCGCATCCGCATCGACTGCGCCGACGCCACGGTCGAGCTGACGCACCTGTACGGGCACCGCAACGAGGACTGGGTGTACACGCCGCGCCCCGGCCTGCAGGACGAGGAGCGCATCAAGCGGTGGCGCACGCCGGCGGCCGATCTGCCCAGCTCCCACACGGCGCAGCTCGCCGGTGTGCTGGCCGCGATGCGGTCCGGTGAGCGGCCGCCGGTGGGCGGCGCGGACGCGCGGCGGACGCTGGAGTTCAACGCGGCGCTGTACAAGGCGGCGTTCACCGGGCTGCCGGTGAAGGCGGGCGAGATCACGCCGGACGACCCGTACTACCGCGCCATGCACGGCGACCACCCCGACTGGGCGCCCGCCGCCTCCTGA
- a CDS encoding PmoA family protein: MSTPLSVEHALGERIAVAAGGTEILSYVYRPDPVEFESRKPYAHPVRTLGGALVTGYRPNDHRWHKGLQMTASHLSEQNFWGGNSYLGPDRGYQPVHDRIGSMRHEGFPVLEADAERVTIAEDLTWLSNAGEAWAAERRTLTVHSADAADGSWALDWAIHLTNTRGEPLRFGSPTTAGREMAGYTGLQWRGPRDFTGGTVLLPGGPLPDEEAMGTPAAEARWLGFTAERDDTDAHTTLLFVHAPENTTASAVHPSHWFVRSQPIPTVAFSWAFFEEFELAHGESFSYRYRVVFADGAWDAERAERYVENQRW, encoded by the coding sequence TTGTCCACACCCCTGTCCGTCGAGCACGCGCTCGGCGAGCGGATCGCCGTCGCCGCCGGCGGTACCGAGATCCTGAGCTACGTCTACCGGCCCGACCCGGTGGAGTTCGAGTCGCGCAAGCCGTACGCCCACCCGGTCCGCACGCTGGGCGGCGCCCTGGTCACCGGTTACCGGCCGAACGACCATCGCTGGCACAAGGGCCTGCAGATGACGGCGAGCCACCTGTCCGAGCAGAACTTCTGGGGCGGGAACTCCTATCTCGGGCCGGACCGGGGTTATCAGCCCGTCCACGACCGGATCGGATCGATGCGGCACGAGGGGTTCCCCGTGCTGGAGGCCGACGCCGAGCGGGTCACGATCGCGGAGGACCTGACCTGGCTCAGCAACGCCGGGGAGGCGTGGGCGGCCGAGCGGCGCACGCTGACCGTCCACTCGGCCGACGCGGCGGACGGCTCCTGGGCGCTGGACTGGGCCATCCACCTGACCAACACGCGGGGCGAGCCGCTGCGGTTCGGCAGCCCGACGACGGCCGGGCGCGAGATGGCCGGCTACACGGGTCTGCAGTGGCGCGGCCCGCGCGACTTCACCGGCGGAACGGTTCTGCTCCCGGGTGGTCCGCTCCCGGACGAGGAGGCGATGGGCACTCCTGCGGCCGAGGCGCGGTGGCTCGGTTTCACGGCCGAGCGCGACGACACGGACGCGCACACGACGCTGCTGTTCGTGCACGCGCCGGAGAACACGACGGCGTCCGCCGTGCACCCGTCGCACTGGTTCGTGCGCTCGCAGCCGATTCCGACGGTGGCGTTCTCGTGGGCGTTCTTCGAGGAGTTCGAGCTGGCGCACGGCGAGTCGTTCTCCTACCGCTACCGCGTCGTCTTCGCGGACGGGGCGTGGGACGCGGAGCGCGCGGAACGGTATGTGGAGAACCAGCGCTGGTGA
- a CDS encoding cupin yields the protein MTLRNPLPGAVGLSHISAYEWPAADGVCGGSPHLHLACAEAYVVTDGSGAVQTLTPDGYAETPLRPGVVAWFTPGTVHRMVNGDGRLRVTVLMQNSGLPEAGDAVLTFPPEYLADPRRYAEAAALPAGEEEAARAAVRRRDLAVEGYLTLRDALRAGDPGPLREFHAAAVRLLAPKVPAWRERWRDGALAAAQATGAVLDALERGDGTHLDGARVTSTGPTRPDGFGMCGRRQEYEIPDTTVPPRSPAG from the coding sequence GTGACGTTGCGCAATCCCCTTCCGGGGGCGGTCGGGCTGTCCCACATCTCGGCCTACGAATGGCCGGCCGCCGACGGCGTGTGCGGCGGCAGCCCGCACCTGCACCTGGCGTGCGCCGAGGCGTACGTCGTGACGGACGGCAGCGGCGCGGTGCAGACCCTCACGCCGGACGGCTACGCGGAGACGCCGCTGCGGCCGGGGGTCGTCGCCTGGTTCACGCCGGGGACGGTGCACCGCATGGTCAACGGGGACGGGCGGCTGCGGGTGACCGTGCTCATGCAGAACAGCGGCCTGCCCGAGGCCGGCGACGCCGTGCTCACCTTCCCGCCGGAGTACCTGGCCGATCCGCGGCGCTACGCGGAGGCCGCGGCGCTGCCGGCCGGGGAGGAGGAGGCGGCCCGCGCCGCGGTGCGCCGCCGGGATCTCGCCGTCGAGGGGTACCTCACGCTGCGGGACGCGCTGCGGGCCGGTGATCCGGGGCCGCTGCGGGAGTTCCACGCGGCCGCGGTACGGCTGCTTGCGCCGAAGGTTCCGGCGTGGCGCGAGCGGTGGCGGGACGGCGCGCTGGCCGCGGCTCAGGCGACGGGCGCGGTGCTGGACGCCCTGGAGCGGGGCGACGGCACTCATCTGGACGGCGCGCGGGTCACCTCGACCGGGCCGACGCGGCCCGACGGCTTCGGGATGTGCGGCCGGCGCCAGGAGTACGAGATCCCGGACACGACCGTGCCGCCGCGGTCCCCCGCCGGCTGA
- a CDS encoding TetR/AcrR family transcriptional regulator: MHTTAGLRERKKAATRRAVHEATLRLSVEHGIDNVTVEAIADAVGISRRTFSNYFSDKEDALLFGDHVHSRTLLAALRERPADESAWTALRGAVTEVYAQGDHTVRDRDWVLRSRLALRHPSLLARQLAQRVTLEREVAEAITGRPGTADVRPDIIAASFLTALRLATAAWLRDEDPGDFGTVITAYLDQVARPFA; this comes from the coding sequence ATGCACACCACCGCTGGACTGCGCGAACGCAAGAAGGCCGCCACCCGGCGGGCCGTACACGAGGCGACCCTCCGCCTGTCCGTGGAACACGGCATCGACAACGTCACCGTCGAGGCCATCGCCGACGCCGTCGGCATCTCGCGTCGCACGTTCTCCAACTACTTCTCCGACAAGGAGGACGCCCTCCTCTTCGGCGACCACGTGCACAGCAGGACCCTGCTCGCCGCGCTCCGCGAGCGGCCGGCCGACGAGTCGGCCTGGACCGCCCTGCGCGGCGCCGTCACCGAGGTGTACGCGCAGGGCGACCACACCGTCAGGGACCGCGACTGGGTCCTGCGCAGCCGCCTCGCCCTGCGCCACCCCTCGCTCCTCGCCCGCCAGCTCGCGCAGCGCGTCACCCTGGAGCGCGAGGTCGCCGAGGCCATCACCGGCCGGCCCGGCACGGCCGACGTCCGCCCCGACATCATCGCCGCCTCCTTCCTGACCGCCCTGCGGCTGGCCACGGCGGCATGGCTGCGCGACGAGGACCCCGGCGACTTCGGCACCGTCATCACGGCCTACCTCGACCAGGTCGCGCGGCCGTTCGCCTGA
- a CDS encoding MDR family MFS transporter has protein sequence MDHRHVLRAMSGLLIVLFMAMISSTVVSVALPQIIGSLNGSQTQYTWVVTATLLASTASTPIWGKLADLFSKKLLLQIAIGLFTVSALACGFAQNAGQLIAFRVVQGLGMGALQVLVQVIIAAMVSPKERGRYNGYLGGVMAVATVGGPLLGGAITDVSWLGWRWCFFVAVPFTALAFVMLTRTLHLAETRRPETRVDYAGASLIAAGVSLLLLWVTFVDNEFAWLSWQTAAMVAGTIVLLGAAVVVEARVREPVVPLHVIRRRDPALAIIASLAVGMAMFGGAVFMGQYFQIGRGYSPTEAGLLTIPMMAGVLLSSSVAGRMVSRTGRVKPYILAGVVVLTLGFFLLSFIDHGTSLVYVGAGMFAVGVGVGMSMQNLVLVVQNTVPLNEIGAASGAITFFRSLGGTIGVSVLGAVLANQVSAKIARGLERLGIDPSAADSAGGGSTLNVDAMPAPVREIVRGAYGDATGHIFLISAVIALVGLAAVLFLTPATLRDSLDLQKPQPAPADGEAAAGGERPEPAAAVSPAGDSR, from the coding sequence ATGGACCACCGGCACGTTCTGCGCGCGATGAGCGGCCTGCTCATCGTGCTGTTCATGGCGATGATCAGCTCGACCGTCGTCTCCGTGGCCCTGCCGCAGATCATCGGCTCGCTCAACGGCTCGCAGACCCAGTACACGTGGGTGGTCACCGCCACGCTGCTCGCCTCGACGGCCTCCACCCCGATCTGGGGCAAGCTCGCCGACCTGTTCAGCAAGAAGCTGCTGCTCCAGATAGCCATCGGCCTGTTCACCGTCTCGGCCCTGGCCTGCGGTTTCGCCCAGAACGCCGGACAGCTCATCGCCTTCCGCGTCGTCCAGGGCCTCGGCATGGGCGCCCTGCAGGTACTGGTCCAGGTGATCATCGCGGCGATGGTCAGCCCCAAGGAGCGCGGCCGGTACAACGGCTACCTCGGCGGCGTCATGGCCGTCGCCACGGTCGGCGGCCCGCTGCTCGGCGGCGCCATCACCGACGTCTCCTGGCTCGGCTGGCGCTGGTGCTTCTTCGTCGCCGTGCCGTTCACCGCGCTGGCGTTCGTCATGCTGACGCGGACGCTGCACCTCGCCGAGACCCGCCGTCCGGAGACCCGGGTCGACTACGCGGGCGCCTCGCTGATCGCCGCGGGCGTCAGCCTCCTGCTGCTGTGGGTCACCTTCGTCGACAACGAGTTCGCGTGGCTGTCGTGGCAGACGGCCGCGATGGTCGCCGGCACCATCGTGCTGCTCGGCGCGGCGGTGGTCGTCGAGGCCCGCGTGCGGGAGCCCGTCGTGCCGCTGCACGTCATCCGGCGCCGTGACCCGGCCCTCGCCATCATCGCGAGCCTGGCCGTGGGCATGGCCATGTTCGGCGGCGCGGTGTTCATGGGCCAGTACTTCCAGATCGGCCGCGGCTACTCCCCCACCGAGGCGGGCCTGCTCACGATCCCGATGATGGCCGGCGTGCTGCTGTCCTCGTCCGTCGCGGGCCGCATGGTCTCGCGCACCGGCAGGGTCAAGCCGTACATCCTGGCCGGTGTCGTCGTCCTGACGCTCGGCTTCTTCCTCCTGTCGTTCATCGACCACGGGACGTCGCTGGTCTACGTGGGCGCCGGGATGTTCGCCGTCGGCGTCGGTGTCGGCATGTCGATGCAGAACCTCGTCCTGGTCGTCCAGAACACCGTCCCGCTGAACGAGATCGGCGCGGCCAGCGGCGCGATCACGTTCTTCCGCTCGCTGGGCGGCACCATCGGTGTCTCGGTGCTCGGCGCCGTCCTGGCCAACCAGGTCTCGGCCAAGATCGCGCGCGGTCTTGAGCGGCTCGGCATCGACCCCTCGGCGGCCGACTCGGCCGGGGGCGGCTCCACCCTGAACGTGGACGCCATGCCCGCGCCCGTCCGGGAGATCGTGCGCGGCGCCTACGGGGACGCGACCGGCCACATCTTCCTGATCTCGGCGGTCATCGCGCTGGTCGGCCTGGCCGCCGTGCTGTTCCTCACCCCGGCGACGCTGCGCGACAGCCTCGACCTGCAGAAGCCGCAGCCGGCCCCGGCGGACGGGGAAGCCGCCGCCGGCGGGGAGCGGCCCGAGCCGGCCGCGGCGGTCTCCCCCGCCGGCGACAGCCGGTAG
- a CDS encoding GNAT family N-acetyltransferase — MTTPTPGDDGYEISTDTARLDVPLIHHWLSTDAYWAHGRDLATVERSVRGSLNFGLYAPSGPQVGYARVVTDHVTFAWLCDVYVAREHRGRGLGGRLVAAVKDTLEPLGLTRMLLMTRDAHAFYARAGFTAPPDPGRLMLHTFPA; from the coding sequence ATGACCACGCCCACACCCGGGGACGACGGCTACGAGATCAGCACCGACACCGCCCGCCTCGACGTGCCCCTGATCCACCACTGGCTCTCGACCGACGCGTACTGGGCGCACGGCCGCGACCTCGCCACCGTGGAGCGGAGCGTCCGCGGCTCCCTCAACTTCGGCCTGTACGCGCCCTCCGGCCCCCAGGTGGGCTACGCGCGCGTCGTCACCGACCACGTCACGTTCGCCTGGCTGTGCGACGTGTACGTCGCGCGGGAGCATCGTGGCCGTGGCCTCGGCGGCCGGCTCGTCGCCGCGGTGAAGGACACCCTGGAGCCGCTCGGCCTCACCCGCATGCTGCTCATGACGCGCGACGCCCACGCGTTCTACGCCCGCGCGGGCTTCACGGCCCCGCCGGACCCCGGCCGGCTCATGCTCCACACGTTCCCGGCCTGA
- a CDS encoding peptidoglycan recognition family protein, which yields MPPRPVPLRRPCAAALAGAALAALLTAAGPAAASGDGTVGTAFARAAADFGVPRDLLVAIGYGETRLDDHDGLPSLAGGYGVMHLVDTPAHRTLRTAAEETGLPAADLRRDTGANIRGAAAVLRAEADRLGLDAADRADPAAWYTAVARYGGAGDDTTARLYADTVYALLRTGIHAVLDDGTTVDVDPSAVTPELGTYADAGPAPGSEDYPPAHWAPAHPENYAAGRTEPISVVVIHVTQGSYAGSIAWFQDPAAEVSAHYVVRSADGDVTQMVRDADTAWHARDGNAYSIGIEHEGWVDDAAWFTDTMYRSSAALTRHLTDRYGIPRDRRHILGHAEVPGNDHTDPGPLWDWDFYMSLVTGDTPAA from the coding sequence GTGCCGCCCCGACCCGTTCCCCTGCGACGGCCGTGCGCCGCCGCGCTCGCGGGCGCCGCCCTCGCCGCCCTGCTGACCGCCGCCGGCCCCGCCGCCGCCTCGGGGGACGGCACGGTCGGCACCGCGTTCGCCCGGGCCGCCGCCGACTTCGGCGTCCCCCGCGACCTGCTGGTCGCCATCGGCTACGGCGAGACACGGCTCGACGACCACGACGGCCTGCCGAGCCTCGCGGGCGGCTACGGGGTCATGCACCTCGTGGACACCCCGGCCCACCGCACGCTGCGGACCGCCGCCGAGGAGACCGGCCTCCCGGCGGCCGACCTGCGCCGGGACACGGGCGCCAACATCCGGGGCGCCGCCGCCGTCCTGCGCGCCGAGGCCGACCGTCTCGGCCTGGACGCGGCCGACCGCGCCGACCCCGCCGCCTGGTACACGGCCGTCGCCCGCTACGGCGGCGCCGGCGACGACACGACGGCCCGCCTGTACGCCGACACCGTCTACGCCCTCCTGCGCACCGGCATCCACGCCGTCCTCGACGACGGCACGACGGTGGACGTCGACCCCAGCGCCGTCACCCCCGAACTCGGCACGTACGCGGACGCCGGCCCCGCTCCCGGCAGCGAGGACTACCCGCCGGCCCACTGGGCGCCCGCCCATCCCGAGAACTACGCCGCCGGCCGCACCGAACCGATCAGCGTCGTCGTCATCCACGTCACCCAGGGCTCCTACGCCGGCTCCATCGCCTGGTTCCAGGACCCGGCCGCCGAGGTCAGCGCGCACTACGTCGTCCGCTCCGCCGACGGCGACGTCACGCAGATGGTGCGCGACGCCGACACCGCCTGGCACGCCCGGGACGGGAACGCGTACAGCATCGGGATCGAACACGAGGGCTGGGTGGACGATGCCGCCTGGTTCACCGACACGATGTACCGCTCGTCCGCCGCCCTGACCCGCCACCTCACCGACCGGTACGGCATCCCGAGGGACCGGCGCCACATCCTCGGCCACGCGGAGGTCCCGGGCAACGACCACACGGATCCGGGACCGCTGTGGGACTGGGACTTCTACATGTCCCTGGTCACCGGCGACACCCCCGCCGCCTGA
- a CDS encoding HXXEE domain-containing protein — translation MDGDARRRDGAGAAVTLGLLAAWAVHDLEEVVTVPRWTRTVAPGLRDRLPWVPDGVWRRLAATRRREFTAAVAVMAVLVAAAAADGYRTGGRSAAYRAALDGFGLHGAAHLAQAAVVRGYTPGSVTAPLVVVPFTLWARRELRRAGVPAPARPLDAVRGAALAAAATAGAHAAARRLTGGRGRPRRSGSVRRVLSRDRRDPPDRP, via the coding sequence GTGGACGGTGACGCGCGGCGGCGGGACGGCGCGGGAGCGGCCGTCACCCTCGGCCTGCTGGCTGCCTGGGCTGTGCACGACCTGGAGGAGGTGGTCACGGTGCCGCGCTGGACCCGTACGGTGGCACCGGGTCTGCGCGACCGCCTCCCGTGGGTGCCGGACGGGGTGTGGCGGCGCCTGGCGGCCACCCGCAGGCGCGAGTTCACGGCCGCCGTGGCAGTGATGGCCGTCCTGGTGGCCGCCGCCGCGGCCGACGGGTACCGCACCGGTGGGCGGTCCGCCGCGTACCGCGCCGCCCTCGACGGCTTCGGGCTGCACGGCGCCGCCCACCTGGCGCAGGCCGCCGTCGTCCGCGGGTACACGCCGGGCTCGGTCACCGCGCCGCTGGTCGTCGTCCCCTTCACCCTGTGGGCGCGCCGCGAGCTGCGGCGCGCCGGGGTCCCGGCACCGGCCCGTCCGCTCGACGCCGTGCGGGGGGCGGCGCTCGCCGCCGCGGCCACGGCCGGGGCGCACGCGGCCGCGCGGCGGCTCACCGGCGGACGCGGGCGGCCGCGCCGCTCAGGGTCTGTCCGCCGGGTCCTGTCGCGAGACAGGCGGGATCCGCCGGACAGACCCTGA